From Pseudomonas sp. FP2335, the proteins below share one genomic window:
- the dibA gene encoding phosphodiesterase DibA, translating to MLFSYRGALRVGLVYLLVSIAWLQLSRQVLINFLDEPSQLSHWMQMRGYVWVALSALAIYLICRRFDRTSLQDQPLKENRERLRQAAAVFDCTREGVLVTDAKGLIVHVNRAFMEITGYRREDVMGQQPSLFKSGRHSSSFYQQMFHTLGRTGEWSGEIWNRRESGEIYPQWQTIRAVQDDQGHVSHYVAVFSDISAIKHSERELAHLAHHDPLTDLPNRLLFTDRAEQALASAQVHKRGCALLLLDLDHFKIINDSLGHAVGDQLLKQVGERLKALFGPGVTLARLGGDEFAVLAESCPQVAQAAGVAQRMLDAMKQPFIFDGHQLFISASIGISVFPSDALSAEQLLRNADSALFKAKSAGRESYALYTEELTAHAQNRVEIASELRRALDQHELRVYYQPVHNLQDSRLVGVEALVRWEHPERGLVPPGDFIPIAERTGLIADIDAWVLHQACRQMCQWLADGVPLSFIAVNVSSRLFARRELYDQVAQVLHETGLDPAYLELEVTESAVMEDPEVALEQLHRLRELGLRLAIDDFGTGYSSLLRLKRLPVQKLKIDQGFVAGLPWDEDDAAIVRVVIALAKSMGMQVHAEGIEQVEQARFLLAEDCDMGQGYWFGRPVPADQIDWSRAPPIQT from the coding sequence ATGCTGTTTTCATACCGAGGTGCCCTACGCGTAGGGCTGGTATACCTACTGGTTTCCATTGCCTGGCTCCAGCTCAGTCGCCAGGTATTGATCAACTTTCTCGATGAACCGAGCCAGTTGAGCCATTGGATGCAGATGCGCGGCTACGTATGGGTGGCCCTCAGCGCCTTGGCGATTTACCTGATCTGCCGGCGCTTCGACCGCACCAGCCTGCAGGATCAACCCCTCAAGGAAAACCGCGAACGCCTGCGCCAGGCCGCCGCCGTGTTCGATTGCACCCGCGAAGGTGTGCTGGTCACCGACGCCAAGGGCCTGATCGTGCACGTGAACCGGGCCTTCATGGAGATCACCGGCTACCGGCGTGAAGATGTGATGGGGCAGCAGCCGAGCCTGTTCAAATCCGGGCGCCATTCGTCGAGTTTTTACCAACAGATGTTCCATACCCTGGGGCGCACCGGCGAATGGAGCGGGGAAATCTGGAACCGACGCGAAAGCGGCGAGATTTATCCACAGTGGCAAACCATCCGCGCCGTGCAGGACGATCAGGGCCATGTCAGCCACTACGTCGCGGTATTTTCCGACATCAGCGCCATCAAGCATTCCGAACGCGAACTGGCCCACCTGGCGCACCACGACCCTCTCACCGACCTGCCCAACCGGCTGCTGTTCACCGACCGCGCCGAGCAGGCACTCGCTTCGGCGCAAGTGCACAAGCGTGGCTGTGCCTTGCTGCTGCTGGACCTGGACCACTTCAAGATCATCAACGACAGCCTTGGCCACGCCGTCGGCGATCAACTGCTGAAACAGGTGGGCGAACGGCTCAAGGCACTGTTCGGCCCCGGTGTGACCCTGGCGCGCCTGGGCGGCGACGAATTTGCGGTGCTGGCGGAAAGTTGTCCACAGGTCGCGCAAGCCGCCGGCGTGGCGCAACGCATGCTGGATGCGATGAAACAACCGTTCATCTTCGACGGCCACCAGTTGTTCATCAGCGCCAGCATTGGCATCAGCGTGTTCCCCAGCGACGCCCTGAGCGCCGAACAACTACTGCGCAACGCCGACTCCGCGCTGTTCAAGGCCAAGAGCGCCGGGCGCGAAAGCTACGCGTTGTACACCGAAGAGCTCACCGCCCACGCGCAAAACCGCGTGGAAATCGCCAGCGAGTTGCGCCGCGCCCTCGACCAGCACGAGTTGCGCGTCTACTACCAGCCCGTGCACAACCTGCAAGACAGCCGCCTGGTGGGCGTCGAAGCGCTGGTGCGCTGGGAACACCCCGAACGCGGCCTGGTGCCCCCGGGGGATTTCATCCCCATCGCCGAACGCACCGGGCTGATCGCCGACATCGACGCCTGGGTGCTGCACCAGGCGTGCCGCCAGATGTGCCAATGGTTGGCGGACGGCGTCCCATTGAGCTTTATCGCGGTCAACGTTTCCAGCCGCTTGTTCGCCCGGCGCGAGCTGTACGACCAGGTCGCCCAAGTGCTGCACGAAACTGGCCTGGACCCGGCGTATCTGGAGCTGGAAGTCACCGAAAGCGCAGTGATGGAAGACCCCGAAGTGGCCCTGGAGCAACTGCACCGCCTGCGCGAACTGGGTTTGCGCCTGGCCATCGACGATTTTGGCACCGGCTATTCCTCACTGCTGCGCCTCAAGCGCCTGCCGGTGCAGAAGCTCAAGATCGACCAGGGGTTTGTCGCTGGGTTGCCATGGGATGAGGATGATGCCGCCATCGTGCGCGTGGTGATTGCCTTGGCGAAAAGCATGGGCATGCAAGTGCATGCCGAGGGGATCGAACAGGTGGAGCAGGCGCGGTTTCTGTTGGCCGAGGATTGCGATATGGGGCAGGGCTATTGGTTTGGCCGGCCGGTGCCGGCTGACCAAATCGATTGGTCACGCGCCCCCCCGATCCAGACTTGA
- the oscA gene encoding sulfur starvation response protein OscA: protein MSASLRSVDGQDEAAILREIQSALRDLRFGAVEITVHNAQVVQIERKEKFRLQNPGNKPS, encoded by the coding sequence ATGAGCGCATCTCTACGTAGCGTCGACGGCCAGGACGAAGCAGCCATTTTGCGTGAGATCCAGAGCGCGTTGCGCGATCTGCGGTTCGGCGCGGTGGAAATCACTGTGCACAACGCGCAAGTGGTACAGATCGAACGCAAAGAAAAATTCCGCCTGCAGAACCCGGGTAACAAACCGAGCTGA
- a CDS encoding sulfate ABC transporter substrate-binding protein: MSSIRRYALAALASAVFAGSAVAKDYELLNVSYDPTRELYQDYNAEFTSYWKQAHPGDNVKIQQSHGGSGKQGRAVIDGLRADVVTLALAGDIDEIAKLGKTLPENWQTRLPDASTPYTSTIVFLVRKGNPKGIKDWGDLIKKDVSVITPNPKTSGGARWNFLAAWAYGLKTGGSEAKAQEYVKELFKHVPVLDTGARGSTITFVNNGQGDVLLAWENEAFLALKEDGGADKFDIVVPSLSILAEPPVAVVDKNAEKKGNTEIATEYLKHLYSPAGQEIAAKNFYRPRDAKVAAKYAQQFPKLDLVTIDKDFGGWKTAQPKFFNDGGVFDQIYTAQ, from the coding sequence ATGTCGTCGATTCGCCGTTATGCCCTGGCCGCCCTGGCCAGCGCCGTGTTTGCCGGTTCCGCCGTTGCCAAGGACTACGAGTTGCTCAACGTCTCGTACGACCCGACCCGTGAGCTGTACCAGGACTACAACGCTGAGTTCACCAGCTACTGGAAGCAGGCTCACCCTGGCGACAATGTGAAGATCCAGCAATCCCACGGCGGTTCGGGCAAGCAAGGCCGCGCCGTGATTGACGGCCTGCGTGCCGACGTCGTGACCCTGGCCCTGGCCGGTGACATCGACGAAATCGCCAAGCTAGGCAAGACCCTTCCGGAAAACTGGCAGACCCGCCTGCCGGACGCCAGCACCCCGTATACCTCGACCATCGTGTTCCTGGTGCGCAAGGGCAACCCCAAAGGCATCAAGGATTGGGGCGACCTGATCAAAAAAGACGTGTCGGTGATCACCCCGAACCCGAAAACCTCCGGCGGCGCCCGCTGGAACTTCCTCGCCGCCTGGGCCTACGGCCTGAAAACCGGCGGTAGCGAAGCCAAGGCCCAGGAATACGTGAAAGAGCTGTTCAAACACGTGCCTGTGCTGGACACCGGCGCTCGCGGTTCGACCATTACCTTTGTCAACAACGGTCAGGGTGACGTGTTGCTGGCCTGGGAAAACGAAGCCTTCCTGGCACTCAAGGAAGACGGCGGCGCCGACAAGTTCGACATCGTCGTACCATCCCTGTCGATCCTTGCCGAACCACCGGTTGCCGTGGTCGACAAGAACGCCGAGAAAAAGGGTAACACCGAGATCGCCACCGAATACCTGAAACACCTGTACAGCCCGGCTGGCCAGGAGATTGCGGCGAAAAACTTCTACCGCCCACGCGATGCCAAAGTCGCCGCCAAATACGCCCAACAGTTCCCGAAACTGGACCTGGTGACTATCGACAAAGACTTCGGCGGCTGGAAAACTGCCCAGCCGAAGTTCTTTAACGACGGTGGCGTGTTCGACCAGATCTACACGGCGCAGTAA
- the cysT gene encoding sulfate ABC transporter permease subunit CysT — protein MSRRISPVIPGFGLTLGYTVVYLSLIVLIPLAAMFVHAAQLTWDQFWNIISAPRVLAALQLSFSTALYAALINGVIGTLLAWVLVRYTFPGRKIIDAMIDLPFALPTAVAGIALTALYTPNGFVGQFAADLGFKIAYTPLGITLALTFVTLPFVVRTVQPVLADIPREVEEAAACLGAKPLQVFRYILVPALLPAWLTGFALAFARGVGEYGSVIFIAGNMPMKTEILPLLIMVKLDQYDYRGATSIGVLMLVVSFVLLLLINLLQRRIERP, from the coding sequence ATGTCGCGTCGTATCTCCCCCGTCATACCCGGCTTCGGGCTGACGCTGGGCTACACCGTGGTGTACCTCAGCCTGATCGTACTCATCCCCCTGGCGGCGATGTTTGTACACGCCGCCCAACTCACCTGGGATCAGTTCTGGAACATCATCTCCGCTCCGCGCGTGTTGGCGGCGTTGCAATTGAGCTTCAGCACCGCGTTGTACGCCGCGCTGATCAACGGCGTGATCGGCACCCTGCTGGCCTGGGTGCTGGTGCGCTACACCTTCCCCGGCCGCAAGATCATCGACGCGATGATCGACCTGCCGTTCGCCTTGCCCACGGCTGTCGCCGGTATCGCGCTGACCGCGCTGTACACGCCGAACGGCTTCGTCGGCCAGTTCGCCGCTGACCTGGGCTTCAAGATCGCCTACACCCCCCTGGGCATCACCCTGGCGCTGACGTTCGTCACGCTGCCGTTCGTGGTGCGCACGGTGCAGCCGGTACTGGCCGACATCCCCCGCGAAGTCGAAGAAGCCGCCGCCTGCCTGGGCGCCAAGCCGTTGCAGGTGTTCCGCTACATCCTGGTGCCGGCATTGCTGCCCGCCTGGCTGACCGGCTTTGCCCTGGCGTTTGCCCGTGGCGTCGGTGAGTACGGCTCGGTGATCTTCATCGCCGGCAACATGCCGATGAAAACCGAGATCCTGCCGCTGCTGATCATGGTCAAGCTCGACCAATACGACTACCGCGGCGCCACCTCCATCGGGGTGTTGATGCTGGTGGTTT